The Mercurialis annua linkage group LG8, ddMerAnnu1.2, whole genome shotgun sequence genome window below encodes:
- the LOC126659621 gene encoding probable RNA-binding protein ARP1 isoform X1: MTMGNNVGPFGDTTLTKVFVGGLAWETPKEAMRDHFEKYGDILEAVIISDKLTGRSKGYGFVTFKEAEAAKKACEDASPIINGRRANCNLASLGARRPRSATPAVTPPPPPPQAQHGSNTGQRAAAPANHVQWYYPASSQASPYHHHHHHHQPVPYYGYTPTYVATDISYNHKMSYTGGSYMNGHFSQVYPGQTIMGANTLMPVYPLYHYHQSHTMGHPAHIYPPSTAAQIPTIMSKPPSMAASNPVCLAVE; the protein is encoded by the exons ATGACGATGGGTAACAACGTCGGACCATTTGGTGATACGACACTGACCAAAGTGTTCGTCGGCGGATTAGCATGGGAAACTCCAAAGGAAGCAATGAGAGATCATTTCGAAAAATACGGTGACATTTTGGAGGCTGTTATTATTTCTGATAAACTCACTGGTCGATCCAAAGGCTATGGATTT gTGACGTTTAAGGAAGCTGAAGCAGCTAAAAAGGCTTGTGAAGATGCATCACCTATTATCAATGGCCGGAGAGCTAACTGTAATCTCGCTTCACTTGGTGCTCGCCGCCCTAGGTCCGCCACGCCGGCGGTTACTCCTCCTCCTCCACCACCTCAGGCTCAACATG GATCGAACACTGGGCAAAGAGCAGCAGCTCCAGCAAATCATGTGCAGTGGTATTATCCGGCTAGCTCACAGGCATCGCCGTACCATCATCATCACCACCACCATCAGCCCGTTCCGTATTACGG GTATACCCCAACTTATGTTGCTACTGATATCAGTTACAATCAT AAGATGAGTTATACAGGAGGGTCCTACATGAACGGGCATTTCTCTCAGGTATACCCAGGGCAGACTATTATGGGTGCGAACACACTGATGCCAGTGTACCCTCTTTATCACTACCATCAATCTCATACGATGGGCCACCCAGCCCATATCTACCCTCCATCAACAGCCGCTCAGATCCCGACCATCATGTCCAAACCTCCATCAATGGCTGCTTCTAACCCAG TTTGTTTGGCTGTTGAATAG
- the LOC126659621 gene encoding probable RNA-binding protein ARP1 isoform X2 has protein sequence MTMGNNVGPFGDTTLTKVFVGGLAWETPKEAMRDHFEKYGDILEAVIISDKLTGRSKGYGFVTFKEAEAAKKACEDASPIINGRRANCNLASLGARRPRSATPAVTPPPPPPQAQHGSNTGQRAAAPANHVQWYYPASSQASPYHHHHHHHQPVPYYGYTPTYVATDISYNHKMSYTGGSYMNGHFSQVYPGQTIMGANTLMPVYPLYHYHQSHTMGHPAHIYPPSTAAQIPTIMSKPPSMAASNPGTVGKL, from the exons ATGACGATGGGTAACAACGTCGGACCATTTGGTGATACGACACTGACCAAAGTGTTCGTCGGCGGATTAGCATGGGAAACTCCAAAGGAAGCAATGAGAGATCATTTCGAAAAATACGGTGACATTTTGGAGGCTGTTATTATTTCTGATAAACTCACTGGTCGATCCAAAGGCTATGGATTT gTGACGTTTAAGGAAGCTGAAGCAGCTAAAAAGGCTTGTGAAGATGCATCACCTATTATCAATGGCCGGAGAGCTAACTGTAATCTCGCTTCACTTGGTGCTCGCCGCCCTAGGTCCGCCACGCCGGCGGTTACTCCTCCTCCTCCACCACCTCAGGCTCAACATG GATCGAACACTGGGCAAAGAGCAGCAGCTCCAGCAAATCATGTGCAGTGGTATTATCCGGCTAGCTCACAGGCATCGCCGTACCATCATCATCACCACCACCATCAGCCCGTTCCGTATTACGG GTATACCCCAACTTATGTTGCTACTGATATCAGTTACAATCAT AAGATGAGTTATACAGGAGGGTCCTACATGAACGGGCATTTCTCTCAGGTATACCCAGGGCAGACTATTATGGGTGCGAACACACTGATGCCAGTGTACCCTCTTTATCACTACCATCAATCTCATACGATGGGCCACCCAGCCCATATCTACCCTCCATCAACAGCCGCTCAGATCCCGACCATCATGTCCAAACCTCCATCAATGGCTGCTTCTAACCCAGGTAC AGTTGGCAAGCTTTAA